One Solanum pennellii chromosome 10, SPENNV200 genomic region harbors:
- the LOC107001752 gene encoding GDSL esterase/lipase At5g45960-like isoform X2, with protein MSLLIFFIILLLIFLMLEAPLLIQAQSNNNNNLVSAIFIFGDSTADPGNNNYISTPFKSNFSPYGKDFLNHVPTGRFTNGMLANDFIARYVGVKEYVPPYLDQSLSIEELKTGVSFASAGTGFDPLTPKISNVISLSKQIEYFKEYQEKMEAAIGKEQTQNLIKESLFIISAGTNDFVVNYNTLPIRSKTYTLSTYTDFLLQHLQLFLQILKRLTMAAVELAYWKVHFCATQVHMYAKMHQSMFFGIQFIQLRRHIILFLKHFSQLLIPSPNSLTYICNISIRKLLYYEVIFSYQNI; from the exons atgagtcttttaattttttttattattcttttgttaattttcttgaTGTTGGAAGCTCCATTATTAATTCAAGCTcaatctaataataataataatttagtttctgccatttttatttttggagatTCAACAGCTGATCCtggaaataataattatatatcaactCCTTTCAAGAGTAATTTCTCACCTTATGGAAAAGATTTTCTAAACCATGTTCCAACTGGAAGGTTTACTAATGGAATGCTTGCTAATGATTTCATTG CTAGGTATGTTGGTGTTAAAGAATATGTGCCTCCATATTTGGATCAAAGTTTGAGTATTGAAGAGCTCAAGACTGGAGTTAGTTTTGCATCTGCTGGAACTGGATTTGATCCCCTTACACCAAAAATCAGT AATGTTATCTCATTATCAAAGCAAATAGAATATTTCAAGGAGTATCAAGAGAAAATGGAGGCAGCTATTGGAAAAGAGCAAacacaaaatttgataaaagaatCATTGTTCATTATTAGTGCAGGCACAAATGACTTTGTTGTCAATTACAACACACTTCCAATTCGTAGTAAAACCTACACACTCTCAACCTACACTGACTTCTTGTTACAACATCTTCAACTCTTCCTCCAG atTTTGAAAAGGCTAACTATGGCTGCTGTGGAACTGGCTTATTGGAAGGTGCATTTTTGTGCAACCCAAGTTCATATGTATGCAAAAATGCATCAAAGTATGTTTTTTGGGATTCAATTCATCCAACTGAGAAGACATATTATCTTATTTCTCAAACATTTCAGCCAACTATTGATTCCATCACCAAATAGTTTAACTTATATATGTAATATCAGTATAAGGAAACTTTTATATTACGAGGTTATTTTTAGTTATCAgaacatataa
- the LOC107001752 gene encoding GDSL esterase/lipase At5g45960-like isoform X1 — translation MSLLIFFIILLLIFLMLEAPLLIQAQSNNNNNLVSAIFIFGDSTADPGNNNYISTPFKSNFSPYGKDFLNHVPTGRFTNGMLANDFIARYVGVKEYVPPYLDQSLSIEELKTGVSFASAGTGFDPLTPKISNVISLSKQIEYFKEYQEKMEAAIGKEQTQNLIKESLFIISAGTNDFVVNYNTLPIRSKTYTLSTYTDFLLQHLQLFLQKLLDQGARKIGMVGLPPMGCLPIVITIHSDNAFSKRDCIDFYSSIARDYNSKLQKKLNDIKFANLGSRFAYLDIYGPLMDMIVGHKYDFEKANYGCCGTGLLEGAFLCNPSSYVCKNASKYVFWDSIHPTEKTYYLISQTFQPTIDSITK, via the exons atgagtcttttaattttttttattattcttttgttaattttcttgaTGTTGGAAGCTCCATTATTAATTCAAGCTcaatctaataataataataatttagtttctgccatttttatttttggagatTCAACAGCTGATCCtggaaataataattatatatcaactCCTTTCAAGAGTAATTTCTCACCTTATGGAAAAGATTTTCTAAACCATGTTCCAACTGGAAGGTTTACTAATGGAATGCTTGCTAATGATTTCATTG CTAGGTATGTTGGTGTTAAAGAATATGTGCCTCCATATTTGGATCAAAGTTTGAGTATTGAAGAGCTCAAGACTGGAGTTAGTTTTGCATCTGCTGGAACTGGATTTGATCCCCTTACACCAAAAATCAGT AATGTTATCTCATTATCAAAGCAAATAGAATATTTCAAGGAGTATCAAGAGAAAATGGAGGCAGCTATTGGAAAAGAGCAAacacaaaatttgataaaagaatCATTGTTCATTATTAGTGCAGGCACAAATGACTTTGTTGTCAATTACAACACACTTCCAATTCGTAGTAAAACCTACACACTCTCAACCTACACTGACTTCTTGTTACAACATCTTCAACTCTTCCTCCAG AAATTGTTGGATCAAGGGGCTAGGAAAATTGGCATGGTAGGTCTACCACCAATGGGTTGTTTACCAATTGTCATCACCATTCACTCTGATAATGCATTTTCAAAGAGAGATTGCATTGATTTCTACTCTTCCATTGCTAGAGACTACAATTCCAAGCtccaaaaaaagttaaatgacATTAAGTTTGCAAATTTGGGTTCAAGATTTGcttatttagatatatatgGACCATTGATGGACATGATTGTAGGCCACAAATATG atTTTGAAAAGGCTAACTATGGCTGCTGTGGAACTGGCTTATTGGAAGGTGCATTTTTGTGCAACCCAAGTTCATATGTATGCAAAAATGCATCAAAGTATGTTTTTTGGGATTCAATTCATCCAACTGAGAAGACATATTATCTTATTTCTCAAACATTTCAGCCAACTATTGATTCCATCACCAAATAG